A stretch of the Rhinoderma darwinii isolate aRhiDar2 chromosome 3, aRhiDar2.hap1, whole genome shotgun sequence genome encodes the following:
- the LOC142748375 gene encoding uncharacterized protein LOC142748375 isoform X2 gives MIMIMMMDVRVLLLILLTVAPCDVEGLVTRRTAVTTPTVPLPAATLEEILVYTAVAVFDTFLFAVIGALIYFIYKLHQFVRQDPAEGELKEVVVEKPAAPKKEPSVKITASSEDLKNNVAHLPAAPKLEPSAIMTALKYLKKCCGKKNSYKLHQQPMEDELKEVVVEKPAANTSSPKEKLKDDVAQIPAAPKLDLSAFTTAPKKDPKIDVVQIPAAPKLDLSAFMTAPKKDPKIDVVQIPAAPKLDLSAFMTAPKKDPKIDVGQIPAAPKLDPSAFTTAPKKDPKIDVVQIPAAPKLDLSAFTTAPKNDPKIDVVQIPAAPKLDLSAFTTAPKKDPKIDVVQIPAAPKLDLSAFTTAPKKGPKIDVAQIPAAPKLDLSAFTTAPKKGPKIDVAQIPAAPKLDLSAFTTAPKKDPKIDVVQIPAALKLDLSAFTTAPKKGPIIDVAQIPAAPKLDLSAFKTAPKKHIKNDMAQIPAAPKLDLSAFVTTPKKDLTNEAQKADADMKEQSARTTAQSADLKNVVAQEPVVWREIPKLEHTEFMTTLSELLKKRCGQ, from the exons ATGATTATGATAATGATGATGGATGTGAGAGTTTTGCTGCTTATTTTGCTGACTGTCGCCCCATGTGATGTAGAAGGTCTGGTAACTAGAAGAACAGCAG TGACCACCCCTACCGTGCCCCTGCCAGCTGCCACTCTGGAGGAAATCCTTGTTTACACCGCTGTGGCAGTATTTGACACCTTCCTGTTCGCTGTGATTGGGGCCCTGATATATTTTATCTACAAATTGCACCAATTCGTGCGTCAGGACCCAGCAGAGGGCGAGCTAAAGGAAGTTGTTGTGGAGAAGCCGGCTGCTCCGAAGAAAGAGCCGAGTGTAAAAATCACAGCTTCGAGCGAGGATCTAAAAAacaatgtggcccacttaccagcTGCCCCGAAGCTAGAGCCGAGTGCAATTATGACTGCACTAAAATACCTAAAGAAATGCTGTGgtaagaaaaacagctacaaattgCACCAACAGCCAATGGAGGATGAGCTAAAGGAAGTTGTTGTGGAAAAGCCAGCTGCAAATACCAGCTCACCAAAGGAAAAGCTAAAAGACGATGTGGCCCAGATACCAGCTGCTCCGAAGCTAGACCTGAGTGCATTTACCACCGCACCAAAGAAAGATCCAAAAATCGATGTGGTCCAGATACCAGCTGCTCCGAAGCTTGACCTGAGTGCATTTATGACCGCACCAAAGAAAGATCCAAAAATCGATGTGGTCCAGATACCAGCTGCTCCGAAGCTTGACCTGAGTGCATTTATGACCGCACCAAAGAAAGATCCAAAAATCGATGTGGGCCAAATACCAGCTGCTCCGAAGCTAGACCCGAGTGCATTTACCACTGCACCAAAGAAAGATCCAAAAATTGATGTGGTCCAGATACCAGCTGCTCCGAAGCTAGACCTGAGTGCATTTACCACCGCACCAAAGAATGATCCAAAAATTGATGTGGTCCAGATACCGGCTGCTCCGAAGCTAGACCTGAGTGCATTTACCACTGCACCAAAGAAAGATCCAAAAATTGATGTGGTCCAGATACCGGCTGCTCCGAAGCTAGACCTGAGTGCATTTACCACTGCACCAAAGAAAGGTCCAAAAATCGATGTGGCCCAGATACCGGCTGCTCCGAAGCTAGACCTGAGTGCATTTACCACTGCACCAAAGAAAGGTCCAAAAATCGATGTGGCCCAGATACCGGCTGCTCCGAAGCTAGACCTGAGTGCATTTACCACCGCACCAAAGAAAGATCCAAAAATTGATGTGGTCCAGATACCGGCTGCTCTGAAGCTAGACCTGAGTGCATTTACCACTGCACCAAAGAAAGGTCCAATAATCGATGTGGCCCAGATACCAGCTGCTCCGAAGCTAGACCTGAGTGCATTTAAAACCGCACCGAAGAAACATATTAAAAATGATATGGCCCAGATACCGGCTGCTCCGAAGCTAGACCTGAGTGCATTTGTCACCACACCGAAAAAAGATCTAACAAACGAGGCCCAAAAAGCAGATGCTGATATGAAAGAGCAAAGTGCAAGAACCACCGCACAGAGCGCAGATCTGAAGAACGTTGTGGCCCAGGAACCAGTTGTCTGGAGGGAAATACCAAAGCTGGAGCACACTGAATTCATGACCACACTGAGTGAACTGCTAAAGAAACGCTGTGGTCAATAA
- the LOC142748375 gene encoding uncharacterized protein LOC142748375 isoform X1: MQRMCWRYLRVLSKEMIMMDVRVLLLILLTVAPCDLEGRVTRRSAVTTPTVPLPAATLEEILVYTAVAVFDTFLFAVIGALIYFIYKLHQFVRQDPAEGELKEVVVEKPAAPKKEPSVKITASSEDLKNNVAHLPAAPKLEPSAIMTALKYLKKCCGKKNSYKLHQQPMEDELKEVVVEKPAANTSSPKEKLKDDVAQIPAAPKLDLSAFTTAPKKDPKIDVVQIPAAPKLDLSAFMTAPKKDPKIDVVQIPAAPKLDLSAFMTAPKKDPKIDVGQIPAAPKLDPSAFTTAPKKDPKIDVVQIPAAPKLDLSAFTTAPKNDPKIDVVQIPAAPKLDLSAFTTAPKKDPKIDVVQIPAAPKLDLSAFTTAPKKGPKIDVAQIPAAPKLDLSAFTTAPKKGPKIDVAQIPAAPKLDLSAFTTAPKKDPKIDVVQIPAALKLDLSAFTTAPKKGPIIDVAQIPAAPKLDLSAFKTAPKKHIKNDMAQIPAAPKLDLSAFVTTPKKDLTNEAQKADADMKEQSARTTAQSADLKNVVAQEPVVWREIPKLEHTEFMTTLSELLKKRCGQ; encoded by the exons ATGCAGCGGATGTGCTGGAGATATTTGAGGGTTTTGAGTAAAGAGATGATAATGATGGATGTAAGAGTTTTGCTACTGATTTTGCTGACGGTCGCCCCGTGTGATCTAGAGGGTCGGGTCACTAGAAGATCAGCAG TGACCACCCCTACCGTGCCCCTGCCAGCTGCCACTCTGGAGGAAATCCTTGTTTACACCGCTGTGGCAGTATTTGACACCTTCCTGTTCGCTGTGATTGGGGCCCTGATATATTTTATCTACAAATTGCACCAATTCGTGCGTCAGGACCCAGCAGAGGGCGAGCTAAAGGAAGTTGTTGTGGAGAAGCCGGCTGCTCCGAAGAAAGAGCCGAGTGTAAAAATCACAGCTTCGAGCGAGGATCTAAAAAacaatgtggcccacttaccagcTGCCCCGAAGCTAGAGCCGAGTGCAATTATGACTGCACTAAAATACCTAAAGAAATGCTGTGgtaagaaaaacagctacaaattgCACCAACAGCCAATGGAGGATGAGCTAAAGGAAGTTGTTGTGGAAAAGCCAGCTGCAAATACCAGCTCACCAAAGGAAAAGCTAAAAGACGATGTGGCCCAGATACCAGCTGCTCCGAAGCTAGACCTGAGTGCATTTACCACCGCACCAAAGAAAGATCCAAAAATCGATGTGGTCCAGATACCAGCTGCTCCGAAGCTTGACCTGAGTGCATTTATGACCGCACCAAAGAAAGATCCAAAAATCGATGTGGTCCAGATACCAGCTGCTCCGAAGCTTGACCTGAGTGCATTTATGACCGCACCAAAGAAAGATCCAAAAATCGATGTGGGCCAAATACCAGCTGCTCCGAAGCTAGACCCGAGTGCATTTACCACTGCACCAAAGAAAGATCCAAAAATTGATGTGGTCCAGATACCAGCTGCTCCGAAGCTAGACCTGAGTGCATTTACCACCGCACCAAAGAATGATCCAAAAATTGATGTGGTCCAGATACCGGCTGCTCCGAAGCTAGACCTGAGTGCATTTACCACTGCACCAAAGAAAGATCCAAAAATTGATGTGGTCCAGATACCGGCTGCTCCGAAGCTAGACCTGAGTGCATTTACCACTGCACCAAAGAAAGGTCCAAAAATCGATGTGGCCCAGATACCGGCTGCTCCGAAGCTAGACCTGAGTGCATTTACCACTGCACCAAAGAAAGGTCCAAAAATCGATGTGGCCCAGATACCGGCTGCTCCGAAGCTAGACCTGAGTGCATTTACCACCGCACCAAAGAAAGATCCAAAAATTGATGTGGTCCAGATACCGGCTGCTCTGAAGCTAGACCTGAGTGCATTTACCACTGCACCAAAGAAAGGTCCAATAATCGATGTGGCCCAGATACCAGCTGCTCCGAAGCTAGACCTGAGTGCATTTAAAACCGCACCGAAGAAACATATTAAAAATGATATGGCCCAGATACCGGCTGCTCCGAAGCTAGACCTGAGTGCATTTGTCACCACACCGAAAAAAGATCTAACAAACGAGGCCCAAAAAGCAGATGCTGATATGAAAGAGCAAAGTGCAAGAACCACCGCACAGAGCGCAGATCTGAAGAACGTTGTGGCCCAGGAACCAGTTGTCTGGAGGGAAATACCAAAGCTGGAGCACACTGAATTCATGACCACACTGAGTGAACTGCTAAAGAAACGCTGTGGTCAATAA